Within Pecten maximus chromosome 15, xPecMax1.1, whole genome shotgun sequence, the genomic segment AGTAAACAAGCACAAACTAGCACTTTAAAAATGTCTAGTTTGGCCCTTTTCACGATTACTCAGATCGTTAAAtacgagggttgattgatatgttgtgaacCTCATATTGaatgatttgaattttgccggacatattgtattatttttcaagataattcccttcagtatctatacacttttgcaggcgatgtttaagggcctcaatgccacttttaaagaactccttttcttggttGTTGAGAAAGTCTTCCACTACATGTATGACGTtatcatcggactgaaagtgtGTGCCTGAAATAACTGTTTGCAATTTTTGAAGAAGATAAAAGTCTGATGAAGCGAGTTCGGGTGAATAAGGCAGACGCACAATCAATTTCAAGCCAATCGTTAATGGCAGCCATAGCAATgtcagacttgtgaacaggagcgttgtcctgatggaataatgCCCTTTTAATAAGCTTTCCGTGGCGCTTAAGTTAAATATGTATCCCGTAACTGtctcagaagtgaagcataatatgtgccattgattgtttgtcccttttggagataatctatcagcatccacgaaaaccgaggccataaccttcatgatgtgtttctgatcaactgtcagaagtcttggtacccatcgggccgaaagctttctcattgcaagatcctcggttAGAATGGAATGTACTTTTACTCTTTGCCAtatctactggctatatatctttctgtaaCTCGTCTATCAGTCCTAGCAATTTCATGTGCTTTATTTAGCATTTCTGGGTTGTAATATTGACAGGCCTTCAAGGACtgggtcatcctcaaggctctgtcggcgCGCTCAAATTCCaacacccaccttttcactgtaggaTATGAAAGGATATTTTTctctagtgttgctaccatatcattatagATATCCTTAGGTCATAAACCGTTTTTATGCAAATGCTGGATCACTGCTCTTCTAACGATTTCGTCCATTTTGAAAAAGCCGCTTGTCTTCTTTAATTTAGAGTGgtacctcgtcgatataaactaacaaaatgataccagtccttgggtacacggctgTATAGACAGAGAATATTAAAACTTAAGAGGAGCgtccttgagtacctccttcaatacgaggcttaCAACATATCATCAAATCATCCCTCACATATCACCTCATCTGTCAATCTGGTCACATGGGAGTAAACAGAAGGGCAATAAAAACTATAGATATAACATATTAAGTATAGAAGGTCTGATAGGTTTCGgctttttataaacaaaattattctatttaaaaaaaactttgctATTCAGATCATACGGTATAGAAGGCTATCAGCTGATGATTAAGCTTAACAAAATGTACCTGATGATGTAATTCCTGCAAGCTCGACCTCGGGGTCTGTACATAGAAAGTTCAAACGAATAGAATACACACTGctataattttaaatattcagAATATGGCGTATATTtacattgaataaaaaatatgtaatgCTTGGTCTTTCATGTCTGATTTGCGTGTTACACATTATATTGGGTATCTCTATAAAATTGTATACCTTACTTCTATTTCAATTTCGAAATAGAATATTGGTTTACCCAGTTCGTTAGATACACTAAAAGTGGTTACATTCGAGTAAACAGAACGTCAATAAAGAAACCGGATGAAGTTATAGTATATATGGAAACTCTGAAAGGTTTCGGGTTTTTAAAACATAATGACTCAAATCTTTGCTGTTCAGATAAGACAAAGCTGGAGATTATCGACTGACACCTAAGCTTAACAAAATGATGGTGATGAATTATCTTCAGACTTGGGTTCGAGGCCTGCACAAGGAAAGGGCAAACGAATTTGCATTACACGATCATACTTTTACATATTCAGAACATAACATGTATTTGATGCTTCACTTTGAAAAATATCTGGTTTGGCTGTTAATGAGATGAGAATCTTCGCCTCGTTCCACAGTGACCTTTTAATTTCTTATGTTGATGGAAAGACGGTTTAGTGATGCAAACGGTTTAGGTTTTATTATGTTTTCCCTAAGGAAAATCGCAAACATCATTcatgatatatttctatactgttcTCCTGAAAAGGAAATACCATGTGATATTCAGCATATGTATAATACATCATCGCAGCAAACTCATTTATGTTTTGTCTTTTCGGATTTGCTGCAATGGGAAACTTTTACTCACTTATATttgtacaaaacatgtaaattgGATATTTCTAAACAGTATTACCAATAAAGAACGGAAAACTTTTCCAACAATTTAGTTGatgatttatgatattttttgttttgttgagaGATATCCCCTTCACATAATAAGAAATTATTACAAAGAAATTCACATTTCCGTATTCGTTTTCTTACTGTCCGAAAGAAGGTTTTCAATTTTGGCTGGCAAATATTGGTGTTACTGCATCtctatatgtaatatgtatacagaGATTACTCCTATCTGGCGTCTAGCATGGCCACAGTGTCGAAATTATACCTTGGATAAACCGTACTGGCTCAAAAATTGACTATGGCCTGACAATTTGTGTTACTTTCGGTTATCTGTCAAAGCTGGTTGTCTCTGAATCTACATATGTGTACAGAGGTAACTCTTATATATGTCATCTTTTATGGCAACAACGTCTGCCTTATCCATTGGATAAACCATATTTGCTCCAAACTGTCTCTATATAAACCTTAAATTGGCTATGAGCTGTCAGGTTTTGTCACTTTCGGTTATTTATCAAAGTTCGTCAAGTAGGTGCATGTTAAGAGCTCCTGAGAGAGTAGTCCTCAGACCGACGCAGACACCTCTGGACAGACCTGACCGATTAAACACACTACACGATCACTTGTCATGAGGTTAGATCAGATcatatttcaatacatttcGCTGTATTTTCTCGCGCATACAATCAAGGATTCAAAGGGGAGAGTCACCAGCCAAGTGACCTGTGACTTTCTTAGGGTTATATTTATAGCCACGAAAAGATGCTGTTTAATGGAACAACCGATACTGAAATTCTTCTGTTAAAATGGGAGACTTTCAGTCaacaatatttgtattgtaatattttctacacgaatgtatattgtttaacaGAATAATAAATATAAGAACACATCAACCGTTTTTACGACAATACCCAGTTTAGCCACATTTATACTGTAGGTTTAAACTGGGCATCCCTTGTGCCTGTACTTGTGTTCGAATACGTATACATATCTCACCTCGTTTTATCAATTTGATGTCGAAGGGCATTGTGCACAGCAACTCAGTTTTGGTTTCCCAGATCTCCGACTTAACTCTCGTCGCCGCTTTGCTATGTCTGCTGAAGAAACACCCGACGTCGACCGTCTCTACTACATCCGATACCAAAAATTCAGTTTCCATGAAGATGTTTACCTCTCCTTTCAGTTCCACAGTTTCAGGTGAGGCACTAACGATCTCTAGGGCTCTAGAACTCTcttgattgtctcccttgaataTCAACTCCATGTTGTCGTCATCATTTCGTTCTTTCAAATTGCCACGAATTTCAATCTAAAGCACATTAAAATCATAATGACAATTACGTGTTCACACGTGTCATGCAAGTAAACACAAAGTTCATTACAACAAACGCTATTGGAATCACCCACAAAGTACATAAGTTTGTTCATTGAACGTTCAATAAGGCTATAAATACGAAGACTGAACACACGAGTTCAATATATCTATCACAAAACTCATATTTGATAATCCGAAAATTCCCCACCACCAAAATATTCATACGACGTAATCATGATATCATTTTTGATCATTTGTTGCAAGATTCAATGCAATTAACATCTGAAAATAAGTATCTGATTGAAGATTCCAACACTACACGTAGCTGATGTTGCATTCCTTACCCGAAAAATTTGTCCCACGGGAACCTCTAGCTTATTCTTTTCGTGTCCCAGTCCGAACAATGTGTAACTTTTGTCATATCCTTTCTTCACCGTCTTAATTACACGTTTTGTTCCACATGTTATGATCATATCAGTTTTTGTTTCGTCCATTTCCGGTGTTTTCACAGCGACTGAAAATTCAACTTTTCGCATCTTCAGAAAGATTTTTCTTGTCACGTTTTCCGTAGCTTCTGGATCAGCATCAAATGCGGTTTTCAAAGTCCCAGCATATCTGAAGATGAACACAACAGTGTTACAACATAACAAATGAAACAACACATTGCGTTTTTGAGCGATAACTATTGTTAGGTTTCTATTGGATTTAAGTTCACCGTGTGACTAAAACTTTTTGATCATCTAAAACGATCGCAAACAAATTCTAATTGTAATGCAAGTATTGTTTTTCTCAAAGTTTGAGCTAGTATTGTGAAATAAATGTCATTGTGGATTCCCCAAGGCCAGCCATGCTCCTTCCTGCCCAATCAATTAACTGCACACAAGATAGAGATATATAAGCACGCCATTTTATTCTATCAAACTTAATAACAGCAAGTAATCCGGCCATAAATTTGGACAAAAcgtagttttttttctgttttatcatAGGTTAATGACaaacaatgaaaatgtttccAGACCTTATAGAAGGAATGTTTATTAAAAGGTTTTCATTTTGCTTACTTTGAAAAGTGACGGATTTTAAACTCAACCCTGCCATTTTTTATTTCTGCTGGAATTTCCTCCCACTCCCACTTCAAGAGATTCGGATCAGGATTAGAAGTCATTAAAATAACGATGCCTTCTGATTGGGCTTTTGCCGTGATCGGCATCTTAATTTCTATTTCTTTATTAGGCTGTTGTTGGTCACTTGTTGTGATGTCAAGGATGTTTGTCATTACGACGGCCTTTCCGGATGTTCCTTCATCTTTTTCATCCTGCTCGTTTTCTTCGATAAAGTCTGTTGTGTCCGCAAACTGTCACATATTGtaaagaaatgttatatatgacTAATAAGGTTATAAAACATCGGACATCGGACGT encodes:
- the LOC117343181 gene encoding uncharacterized protein LOC117343181, with protein sequence MEPDENVFGHPLECQTWGPRVKSITLTVTVDRPLRKNEEVVLRPATKGGSIIEVDVRNKDGVKSTVIKMSITLKPDGINYFAIASREKTEVFQVSNRAVSLKPESEPEAEIDIPADAFESCELFVKFADTTDFIEENEQDEKDEGTSGKAVVMTNILDITTSDQQQPNKEIEIKMPITAKAQSEGIVILMTSNPDPNLLKWEWEEIPAEIKNGRVEFKIRHFSKYAGTLKTAFDADPEATENVTRKIFLKMRKVEFSVAVKTPEMDETKTDMIITCGTKRVIKTVKKGYDKSYTLFGLGHEKNKLEVPVGQIFRIEIRGNLKERNDDDNMELIFKGDNQESSRALEIVSASPETVELKGEVNIFMETEFLVSDVVETVDVGCFFSRHSKAATRVKSEIWETKTELLCTMPFDIKLIKREPEPEPAELPPSEPENTENTASDLGQPPSYFPWVKLKQVVNKLSDEQVILLGYQLGLSETQTKQAVHNTTEGMDLSRNILYAWYATAKKEEAKTQLMGALEEIGRQDLIQMLQDEMSVTL